The genomic window AGAAGAATGTAGCACTTTAGAGACTTGACTGTTGATTTTAAGCAAATGATGaagtatttttatttttcacatCTTTATATAAGACTGTGTATGGATAGTTAAGTGCCAATAGatatgcatgtgtataatctttatacatgtattcagttgAGCATGACTGTTTTACTTTGCTTTACCTCATCTGTTATTCCTCTGACATTAACTTCTTTGCGCTAGGTGTGCATCCATGCACAAAGTGCATATTGACTAAGGCAGAAATTAACTTGAAGGTCTAAGGGCTCTGTAAAGCCATTACAATCAATAAACCTTTATAGATTTTTAATGATGTGTCATGGTATATCACAGTCTGCAAACAGGCTTGTCAGTACTACAGTTTGGCCATTAACTTTCATACAGACAGGGTGAATTTAGCGAGGCCTGATCTTCATCTCAGTGTGTTTAAGGGAGTAGTTGTTCCCTTTCCATGTTCCCCAATTAACACCATCTGCATAGGATTGATGGGCTCCAGCATGGTACAGGCCGTTCAAGTTGGCAGCATGACAGCTAGTGTACCACCAGGCTCCCTTATAGGTCTGGGCACAACTGCCACCACCAGTGTCATTGTCTCTATCCTTGGTTGAGAAGTACATGGAGGTATGCCGTGTCAAGGCATCTCCTGAAATAACACATCCTCTTGTTAAGACCACAGGTTATACTAACTTGCAAACTTACTTGCTATTTCAGTGTACTGCTGTAACAATACTGCCTTTTATGTCATGCATAGAGAAGACTATTTTGTTATGCCACTTTAATGAACAAGTAGCCAAAGGATCCAGAGTGCAATTTTACAGTCACTTAATACTGCTTTTCGCCTTCTGTCTGCTGAGGGTACATTCATGCACAAAAGTTTAATTGACTACAAGAATTAGCAGGGAGAGCGTTAATACACAGCAAGATTATCTCAAATGGGTCATTGGCATGATGCAGTACTCAAGGGCAATGTTAGGTGTTGTTAtacaccgtacctgcagttcctGAGTATCCCCCTACAATCAGTCTGTACATGTGTCCTTCATCCTCTACCCTGAAGGTGCTGTATTTGTCATAGGCGGAGTTTCCCTCAAAGTCCTCTAGGTCGACCCTTAGTTCATATCCTCCCTGTGCTGTCAGGTGATGCAGGTTGTCATTGCCTAATGTGATGGGAGGTATTAGAATTGTCATATTTAAAAATCTTGTTTAGAAAAGACTAATTTGcatgaagaagaaaatttgaCACCTACCCAGCCAGAACTCTCCCCTCAGGTCTCCAAACCCTGTCTTGTATGCCTGCCAGTCCAGGTAGAAATCCACTGAACCATCCTGCCGCCTCTGGAAGACCtaaaaaaagatacagaaacatgcctatGGATGTATGTAAATTAAATCTTTCACGATTGAAAGCAGAAAGGCTTTGAAGTGAAATGAGATAAAGGAGAATGATGTTTTCCACATGATACCAAAGTTCAGATTTAATTTAATTACCGTCCATCCTCCTCCATCGgtgtccatgtcacagtagacaTGGATGGGGCTGATACCTCCCCCTGCAGGATAGATCATGTAGACTCCGCTCGTGTCATGTCCGCTGTTGAGAAGTTCCTGGCAGGTCCGAGGGCCAGTTACCTTGTCTGTGGACAGGATGTTAGAGGAAGATGTAATGAATACCACAGTCAAGACACCACCTTCTCTTGACTTTCAGTGATGGCATACATAATATGTCTTCCTTGTTCATCTCTCATACTTAATGATGCTGCTAAACCACTACAATACGAAATGTAACAGTTGCAATACATATTGGTATGCTactatacatttacataatatgatGTCATGTATTATGTATGTTGATTATGTATAATGATAATGTATGTACAAAGCACTATGATAATAGGTAATAGCTGTCTGTAGTAACCTGGTATGTATCCTTGTTTTAGCTAAAGTAGGGATGGAGACATGTAGACACCTGGTTAGGTAACAACCTGGTGCAGGCAGCCACCTCCAGCCACAAGCCAATTTGAACAGTCCATGTTTACATACATGCGTTATATACTTACAACTGCAGGGTGTTTCCAGGTACAGCACCCAGCAGATAAGGATGATTATACATAATGGTCTGCCACATAGTGTTATTCTCCAGTTCTGGACTGTGTAAGGAACTGATAAGCTCAAGCCATTGCTCATTACTTGATTCATTACCTTCAAGTTGCTGTAAGGCTGTCGCTTGTTGTTGGTTTGTGGTTTCCTGTTGCTGAATAAGGGTGGCCTGTTGCTGGTTGGTGGCTTCCAGTTGCTGCAGGCTGGTGGCTTGTTGCTGAATCAGGGTGGCCTGTTGCTGCAGAGTTCCCTCCAGTTGCTGTAAAGCTGCAGCCTGCTGCTGGATGATGCCATCCTGGCTGTTGACTGTCACCCGAAGAGTCTCAACTGTTGCTTTCAGGTCAGCTTCTGCCTGAAACTGTTCAAACAGTCTTTTTTTTAGTCAGGGTGTGGAGAACTTGTTTGAGATTAAGAAACTTTTGGCCAAGAGTTGGAAAAGCATTGACACCACAAAGAAAATACAtcaatgtataaaatgtattcAAGGAAGTCACAGTTCTTGTCACTGCCAAGCTAGGATGGATGAGGCTGCTAGCATGCTGTTTAATCAAGTTAAAGTTAacccgcaccagatggtgcgTAGGGCGGTGCCTATgtctgtttcagtagccctcgggccacacaactttgtgcaatcactacaacgGGGCTAGTCCATTGGTAGTGGTGTCTGTTTAACTACCATAGTCTTTACCAAATGTTGAGttctaagcagagaaagcagtatataCCAAtcttaaagtctttggtatgactcgccCGGGGATCAAACTAACGACCTACTGTATGTAAGGCAAACATCGTATTGAATGCCTGTGTAGTGAAAACATCAAAAGCTGTTACGCAATATtgacaaaattattttttccaGTTGTTCCATCAGCATTCAAAATTGGAACGTTACTCACCTCAGCCACCTCCTGTTGAGCCAGTTGCTGCAGCTGTCCATCGAGGCTGTCTGTCCTATTCTTCAGCTGTTCCAGCTGTCCCTCCAGGCTGTCCTGTGTACTCAGGTACAGCAGGAGATGGTCCAGAGCTGGACAGGATGCTGTGGGCTGGGAAGGACAGTACACAGCGCACTGACCCATGACTTCGAATTCATTGTCCCCTATTGCCGTCTCATGCTGAACAATCTCGGGGAGGTTCCTTACATTTGCTGCACCTCCTTGTTGCAGCAATGTGAGGA from Branchiostoma lanceolatum isolate klBraLanc5 chromosome 4, klBraLanc5.hap2, whole genome shotgun sequence includes these protein-coding regions:
- the LOC136433110 gene encoding microfibril-associated glycoprotein 4-like codes for the protein MERSVILTLLTLLQQGGAANVRNLPEIVQHETAIGDNEFEVMGQCAVYCPSQPTASCPALDHLLLYLSTQDSLEGQLEQLKNRTDSLDGQLQQLAQQEVAEFQAEADLKATVETLRVTVNSQDGIIQQQAAALQQLEGTLQQQATLIQQQATSLQQLEATNQQQATLIQQQETTNQQQATALQQLEDKVTGPRTCQELLNSGHDTSGVYMIYPAGGGISPIHVYCDMDTDGGGWTVFQRRQDGSVDFYLDWQAYKTGFGDLRGEFWLGNDNLHHLTAQGGYELRVDLEDFEGNSAYDKYSTFRVEDEGHMYRLIVGGYSGTAGDALTRHTSMYFSTKDRDNDTGGGSCAQTYKGAWWYTSCHAANLNGLYHAGAHQSYADGVNWGTWKGNNYSLKHTEMKIRPR